A region from the Triticum aestivum cultivar Chinese Spring chromosome 3D, IWGSC CS RefSeq v2.1, whole genome shotgun sequence genome encodes:
- the LOC123074995 gene encoding cis-prenyltransferase 4, chloroplastic: protein MLLSQSPAATHPQLPTSSSRRTRRSAQPCPRGAAAESLLPRGLRPESLPRHVAVVMDGNSRWARARGMPPAFGHEAGRRALVETVRLSRAWGIRALTAFAFSHENWSRPKAEVDFLMGLFERVIHDSVAEFFRDGIRLRVIGDCSRLPASLRRTARDAEEATRNNSQLDLTLAISYSGRRDIVQACRSLAQKVRGELLRPEDIDESLFAGELETSRGSELPCPDLLIRTSGELRLSNFLLWQSAYSELFFTDTLWPDFGEADYLEALCSFQSRDRRFGRRNS, encoded by the exons ATGCTGCTCTCCCAGTCTCCAGCCGCTACCCATCCGCAGCttcccacctcctcctcccgccgcaCGCGCCGCTCGGCACAGCCATGCCCGCGCGGCGCGGCCGCCGAGTCGCTCCTCCCTCGCGGGCTGCGGCCGGAGTCGCTGCCGCGCCACGTGGCGGTGGTGATGGACGGGAACTCGCGGTGGGCGCGCGCGCGGGGCATGCCGCCGGCGTTCGGGCACGAGGCCGGGCGGCGCGCGCTGGTGGAGACGGTGCGGCTCTCCCGCGCCTGGGGCATCCGCGCGCTCACCGCCTTCGCCTTCTCCCACGAGAACTGGAGCCGCCCCAAG GCGGAGGTTGACTTCCTGATGGGACTTTTCGAGCGGGTGATCCACGACAGCGTCGCCGAGTTCTTTAG GGACGGAATTCGTCTACGTGTGATCGGCGACTGCTCGAGGCTGCCGGCGTCTCTGCGGAGGACGGCAAGGGACGCCGAGGAGGCAACGAGGAACAACTCGCAGCTCGACCTGACGCTGGCGATCAGCTACAGCGGGCGAAGGGACATAGTGCAAGCCTGCCGGAGCCTCGCCCAGAAGGTGCGCGGTGAGCTGCTCAGGCCGGAGGACATCGACGAGTCGCTGTTCGCCGGCGAGCTCGAGACGAGCCGCGGCAGCGAGCTCCCGTGCCCCGACCTGCTCATCCGGACCAGCGGCGAGCTGCGGCTGAGCAACTTCTTGCTGTGGCAGTCGGCCTACTCGGAGCTCTTCTTCACCGACACCCTGTGGCCGGACTTCGGGGAGGCTGACTACCTCGAAGCGCTGTGCTCCTTCCAGAGCAGAGACAGGCGGTTTGGCCGAAGGAATTCGTAG